In one Leptospiraceae bacterium genomic region, the following are encoded:
- a CDS encoding type I restriction-modification system subunit M: protein MTSIQQRAELQRQIWQIANDVRGSVDGWDFKQYVLGTLFYRFISENFANYIEGGDESIHYAELSDDVITDDIKDDAIKTKGYFIYPSQLFEKIVAGANNNENLNTDLATIFAAIENSANGYPSEMDIKGLFADFDTTSNRLGNTVKDKNTRLASVLKGVAGLKFGQFQDNQIDLFGDAYEFLISNYAANAGKSGGEFFTPQNVSKLIAQLAMHKQASVNKIYDPACGSGSLLLQAKKHFDNHIIEDGFFGQEINHTTYNLARMNMFLHNINYDKFNIQLGNTLIDPHFKDEKPFDAIVSNPPYSVKWIGSDDPTLINDERFAPAGVLAPKSKADFAFVLHALSYLSSKGRAAIVCFPGIFYRGGAEQKIRQYLIDNNYVETVISLAPNLFFGTTIAVNILVLSKHKTNTNTQFIDASGEDFYKKETNNNILTDHHIQKIMDMFDSKNDVENIAKLIPFETIAANDYNLSVSSYVEAKDNREVIDITRLNAELKTTVKKIDQLRKDIDAIVAEIEGNEA from the coding sequence ATGACTAGTATCCAACAACGTGCAGAACTTCAGCGGCAAATCTGGCAAATTGCTAACGATGTTCGAGGCTCAGTAGATGGCTGGGACTTTAAACAGTATGTCTTAGGCACGCTGTTTTATCGCTTTATAAGTGAAAATTTCGCAAACTACATTGAAGGCGGAGATGAAAGTATTCACTATGCTGAGCTTTCTGATGATGTTATTACCGACGATATTAAAGACGATGCCATCAAAACGAAAGGCTATTTCATCTATCCAAGTCAACTTTTTGAGAAGATAGTCGCGGGTGCGAATAATAACGAGAACCTAAACACGGATTTAGCCACTATATTTGCAGCAATAGAAAACTCCGCAAATGGCTATCCATCAGAAATGGACATCAAAGGTCTATTCGCTGATTTCGACACTACCAGTAACCGTCTGGGAAATACTGTTAAAGATAAAAACACCCGCTTGGCTTCCGTATTAAAAGGAGTGGCAGGGCTAAAGTTTGGTCAATTTCAGGATAATCAAATTGACTTATTTGGCGATGCTTATGAATTTTTAATCTCAAACTATGCCGCCAATGCCGGTAAATCAGGCGGTGAGTTTTTTACTCCGCAAAACGTTTCCAAGCTGATTGCCCAACTTGCCATGCACAAGCAAGCCAGTGTCAACAAAATTTATGACCCTGCCTGTGGTTCCGGCTCCTTACTTTTGCAGGCGAAAAAGCATTTTGATAATCATATCATTGAAGATGGTTTCTTTGGTCAGGAAATTAACCATACCACTTACAACCTTGCACGCATGAATATGTTTTTGCATAATATCAATTACGATAAATTTAATATTCAACTGGGCAATACCCTAATCGATCCGCATTTTAAGGATGAAAAACCCTTCGATGCCATAGTCTCGAATCCGCCTTATTCGGTGAAATGGATAGGTTCGGATGATCCAACCCTGATTAACGATGAGCGCTTTGCCCCCGCCGGCGTTTTGGCGCCCAAGTCCAAAGCCGATTTTGCCTTTGTGCTCCATGCTTTGAGCTACCTTTCCAGCAAAGGTCGTGCTGCCATTGTTTGTTTCCCCGGTATTTTTTACCGCGGTGGTGCCGAACAGAAAATTCGTCAATATCTGATAGACAATAACTATGTGGAAACCGTGATCTCTCTGGCACCCAACTTATTTTTTGGTACTACCATCGCTGTGAATATCCTTGTGCTTTCCAAGCACAAAACCAACACCAACACCCAGTTTATAGATGCGAGCGGTGAAGATTTTTATAAAAAGGAAACCAATAATAATATATTAACCGATCACCATATTCAAAAGATTATGGATATGTTTGATAGCAAAAACGATGTGGAAAATATAGCCAAATTGATTCCTTTTGAGACTATTGCCGCTAATGATTATAATCTATCGGTGAGTAGCTATGTAGAAGCCAAAGATAACCGTGAGGTGATTGATATTACCAGGCTGAATGCTGAACTGAAAACCACCGTCAAAAAGATAGACCAGCTGCGAAAGGATATTGATGCAATTGTCGCCGAGATTGAGGGGAATGAAGCATGA
- a CDS encoding virulence RhuM family protein, giving the protein MSNVIIYTTDDGSTKIDLRLEDGTVWLSQLQIAELFQTSKQNISKHIKAIYDDHELYEQATVNQELTVQKEGKREVSRGIILYNLDMILAIGYRVRSLRGVQFRRYASTVLKEYLEKGFALNDERLKNLGGGNYWKELLDRIRDIRSSEKVMYRQVLELYATATDYDPQSEESLTFFKIVQNKLHYAAHGHTASEVIYLRVDSDKPFAGLSNFKGSQPTQAEAMIAKNYLSEQELRILNNLVSAYFDLAELNAIEEREMRMVDYVRELDNILSSTGRKLLDNAGNVSHDAAKEKAKLEYKKYKARTLENVEKDYLKTIAALEKQAKKESRKK; this is encoded by the coding sequence ATGAGTAATGTCATTATTTACACAACTGATGATGGCTCCACAAAAATCGATTTGCGTCTGGAAGACGGCACGGTCTGGCTGTCGCAACTGCAAATTGCCGAACTGTTTCAAACCAGCAAGCAAAATATCAGCAAACACATAAAGGCTATTTATGATGATCATGAGCTGTATGAGCAGGCAACTGTCAACCAGGAGTTGACAGTTCAAAAAGAAGGCAAACGTGAGGTTTCACGCGGCATTATCTTGTATAATCTCGATATGATTTTGGCTATCGGTTATCGTGTGCGTTCGCTGCGCGGTGTTCAATTCAGGCGCTATGCCTCCACGGTATTGAAAGAGTATCTCGAAAAGGGTTTTGCTCTCAACGATGAACGCTTGAAAAACCTCGGCGGCGGGAACTACTGGAAAGAGTTGCTCGACCGGATTCGCGATATTCGCTCCAGCGAAAAAGTGATGTACCGCCAGGTATTGGAACTCTACGCCACCGCCACTGATTACGACCCCCAGAGCGAAGAGAGCCTGACGTTTTTCAAAATCGTACAAAACAAACTGCACTACGCTGCCCATGGTCATACTGCCAGCGAAGTCATCTACCTGCGGGTTGATAGCGACAAACCTTTTGCCGGTTTAAGCAACTTCAAGGGGAGCCAGCCAACACAAGCCGAAGCCATGATCGCCAAAAACTACCTCAGTGAGCAGGAATTACGGATACTGAACAACCTTGTCTCCGCCTATTTCGATTTGGCCGAATTAAACGCCATCGAAGAACGTGAAATGCGCATGGTCGATTATGTGCGTGAGTTGGACAATATCCTCAGTTCAACCGGACGTAAATTGCTCGACAATGCCGGCAACGTCTCTCATGATGCTGCCAAAGAAAAAGCAAAACTGGAATATAAGAAATACAAGGCCAGAACGCTGGAAAACGTAGAAAAAGACTACCTGAAAACTATTGCCGCATTAGAAAAGCAGGCCAAAAAAGAGAGCCGTAAAAAATGA
- a CDS encoding restriction endonuclease subunit S: protein MSNLSFMEKLLDGVEVEWKQLGEVGEFIRGNGILKKDLIDTGFPAIHYGQLHTKYGLSADKAFTCVSHEFAKKLRKAINNDLLLATTSENDEDVVKPLAWLGDEVAISGDMMLFRHEQNVKYLAYYFETEAFQEQKRKYINGAKVRRVSKDSLIKIQIPIPCPDNPEKSLKIQAEIVRILDAFTELTTELTTELTTELTLRKKQYNYYREQLFSFDKEDVIHLPMGQEGVGDFIRGSGLLKKDFTKTGVGCIHYGQIHTYYGTYTDQTKTFVSEDFAKKARRAKSGDLVIATTSENDDDVCKAVAWIGEGEIAVSSDACFYRHTLNPKYVSYFFQTEQFNKQKRQYITGAKVRRVNADNLAKILIPIPSPDEQARIVTILDKFEALTNSITEGLPREIDLRQKQYEYYRDLLLSFPKPEVNA from the coding sequence ATGAGTAATTTAAGCTTTATGGAAAAGCTGCTGGATGGGGTTGAAGTGGAATGGAAGCAATTGGGAGAAGTAGGAGAATTTATTCGTGGTAACGGAATACTTAAAAAGGACTTAATTGATACTGGTTTTCCAGCCATTCATTATGGTCAACTTCATACTAAATATGGCTTATCAGCTGATAAAGCTTTTACTTGTGTGTCTCATGAGTTTGCTAAAAAATTAAGAAAAGCCATTAACAATGATCTATTGCTTGCAACAACATCAGAGAATGATGAGGATGTAGTAAAACCACTAGCATGGCTTGGAGATGAAGTTGCTATTTCTGGTGATATGATGTTGTTTAGACATGAACAAAATGTAAAGTATTTAGCCTATTATTTTGAAACAGAAGCATTCCAAGAACAAAAAAGGAAGTACATTAATGGGGCGAAAGTTCGTAGGGTTTCGAAAGATAGTTTAATTAAAATTCAAATCCCCATTCCCTGTCCCGATAATCCCGAAAAATCTCTCAAAATCCAAGCTGAAATCGTCCGCATTCTGGACGCGTTCACCGAACTTACCACCGAACTTACCACCGAACTTACCACCGAACTTACCTTGCGGAAAAAACAATACAACTACTATCGAGAGCAGCTATTTTCTTTTGATAAAGAGGACGTTATACACTTACCAATGGGACAAGAGGGTGTTGGTGATTTTATTCGAGGTAGTGGGTTACTGAAAAAAGATTTTACCAAAACGGGTGTTGGCTGTATTCATTATGGTCAGATTCACACATATTACGGTACATATACAGATCAAACTAAAACATTTGTTTCAGAAGATTTTGCTAAAAAAGCTCGCAGAGCAAAATCAGGCGATTTGGTTATAGCCACAACAAGTGAGAACGACGATGATGTTTGTAAAGCCGTCGCTTGGATTGGTGAAGGAGAGATTGCCGTTAGTAGTGATGCATGTTTCTATAGGCATACTTTGAACCCCAAATATGTGTCTTATTTTTTCCAAACAGAGCAGTTTAATAAACAAAAAAGACAGTATATTACGGGTGCAAAAGTAAGGCGAGTAAACGCTGATAATTTAGCCAAAATACTAATCCCCATACCTTCACCAGATGAACAAGCCCGAATAGTCACTATCCTCGACAAATTTGAAGCCCTCACCAACTCTATCACCGAAGGCTTACCCCGCGAAATTGATTTACGACAAAAGCAATATGAGTATTACCGCGATTTACTGTTGAGTTTCCCCAAGCCGGAGGTAAATGCCTAG
- a CDS encoding AAA family ATPase — MSQTLIKIAQKLKTNNKKVQLIYAFNGTGKTRLSREFKQLIAPTSDGDEAELSPRKILYYNAFTEDLFYWDNDLRQDTEPKLKIQPNSFTDWILKDQGQDRNIITNFQRYTNDKLTPLFIDDFTAVSFSLERGDDASSGNLKISKGEESVFIWSVFFTLLEQVISILNVAEPIERETDQFNQLEYIFVDDPVSSLDENHLIELAVQLGALITSSSSTLKFIITTHNPLFYNVLFNELKTKGCYMLLKNEDGTFQLDEKHGDSNKSFSYHLYLKQTIEEAIEGNKIQRYHFMLLRNLYEKTASFLGYPRWSELLPGDKQAYLNRIIQFTSHRTLSNEEVAEPSEPEKQTVKFLLNNLISNYGFWQQGENNG; from the coding sequence ATGAGTCAGACGTTAATAAAAATTGCACAAAAGTTAAAAACAAACAACAAAAAAGTGCAGCTCATCTATGCTTTTAACGGCACGGGGAAAACACGCCTTTCGCGGGAATTTAAGCAGTTAATCGCTCCTACAAGTGATGGTGATGAAGCAGAACTTTCACCGAGAAAAATCCTGTATTATAATGCTTTTACAGAAGACCTATTTTATTGGGACAACGATTTAAGACAGGATACAGAACCCAAATTAAAGATTCAGCCAAATTCCTTTACCGATTGGATACTGAAAGATCAGGGACAAGATCGAAATATTATTACAAACTTCCAACGTTATACAAATGATAAACTAACACCTCTTTTTATTGATGACTTTACTGCGGTGAGTTTTTCTCTTGAACGCGGAGATGATGCAAGTTCAGGAAATCTAAAAATCTCCAAAGGAGAAGAAAGCGTCTTTATCTGGAGTGTTTTTTTTACCTTACTCGAACAGGTCATTAGTATTTTAAATGTTGCCGAACCCATTGAACGGGAGACAGATCAGTTCAATCAATTGGAATACATTTTTGTTGATGATCCTGTAAGCTCTTTAGATGAAAACCATTTGATTGAATTGGCGGTACAATTAGGAGCTTTGATTACATCCAGTAGCTCAACTTTAAAGTTTATAATCACGACTCATAATCCGCTTTTCTATAATGTATTATTCAATGAGCTAAAGACGAAAGGGTGTTATATGCTATTAAAAAATGAGGATGGAACGTTTCAGTTAGATGAAAAACATGGGGATTCAAATAAGAGTTTTTCTTATCACTTATATTTAAAACAGACCATCGAGGAAGCCATTGAAGGAAATAAAATTCAAAGATACCATTTTATGTTATTACGTAATTTATATGAAAAAACAGCAAGCTTTCTTGGCTACCCCAGATGGTCTGAATTATTGCCGGGTGACAAGCAAGCTTATTTAAATCGCATCATTCAGTTTACCAGCCATCGCACCTTATCGAATGAAGAAGTTGCCGAACCAAGCGAACCGGAAAAGCAAACCGTTAAGTTTTTACTAAATAATTTAATTAGTAACTATGGCTTTTGGCAGCAAGGAGAAAATAATGGTTAA
- a CDS encoding type I restriction endonuclease subunit R produces the protein MVKSTKPIVESKNFIVLDKYTSEWQVNQSYQSESDLERELLEDLKNQGYEILTEINSTEKMLANVRKQLQNLNHVQFSESEWSRFVEQYLDKPSDTIVEKTRKIHDDYIYDFVFDDGHIENIYLIDKKNILRNHCQVINQFEQTGMQTNRYDVTILINGLPLVQIELKKRGVAIREAFNQVHRYSKESFNSEHSLYKYLQIFIISNGTDTRYFANTTKRDKNSFDFTMNWAKADNTLIKDLKDFTATFFQKNTLLNVLIQYSVFDVNNTLLVMRPYQIAATERILWKIKSSYQAKNWSKTESGGFIWHTTGSGKTLTSFKAARLATELDFIDKVFFVVDRKDLDYQTMKEYQRFSPDSVNGSESTAGLKRNLEKEDNKIIVTTIQKLNNLMKSENDLPIYQKQVVFIFDEAHRSQFGEAQKNLKKKFKKYYQFGFTGTPIFPQNALGADTTASVFGRELHSYVITDAIRDEKVLKFKVDYNDVRPKFKTIETEQDEKKLSAAENKQAFLHPERIREISRYILNHFKQKTHRLHTGSKGFNAMFAVSSVDAAKSYYEAFKKSQKEAERNKPLIIATIFSFVANEEQDAVGEISDESFEVSAMESSAKEFLRAAIDDYNTAFKTNFTVDSNGFQNYYRDLAKRVKNMEVDLLIVVGMFLTGFDAPTLNTLFVDKNLRYHGLIQAYSRTNRIYDATKTFGNIVTFRDLEKATIDAITLFGDKNTKNIVLEKSYKEYMEGFTDLVTGEARRGYLEVVSELQRRFPKPDEIIKEQDKKDFVKLFGEYLRVENVLQNYDEFAGLKALQNVDMDDPEAVEEFKAKYYLNDEDLNTMQTIEVPAERTIQDYRSVYNDTRDWLRRQRAGDEKEPSSIDWDDVVFEVDLLKSQEINLDYILELIFEHNKKNKNKAELIEEVRRLIRASLGNRAKESLIVDFINQTNLDEIIDKASIIEAFFSFAQAEQKREADELIRSENLNEDAAKRYILTSLKREYASEHGTELNSTLPKMSPLNPQYKTKKQNVFKKISDFVEKFKGVGGKL, from the coding sequence ATGGTTAAATCCACAAAGCCCATCGTAGAATCAAAAAACTTTATCGTCTTAGACAAATACACAAGTGAATGGCAGGTCAATCAAAGCTACCAGAGTGAAAGTGATTTAGAAAGGGAGCTGCTCGAAGATCTAAAAAATCAGGGCTATGAAATTCTAACAGAAATAAACTCTACCGAAAAAATGCTGGCAAATGTACGGAAACAACTACAAAACTTAAATCATGTTCAATTTTCAGAAAGTGAATGGTCACGCTTTGTAGAACAATATTTAGATAAGCCGAGCGATACCATAGTCGAAAAAACCCGAAAAATTCATGATGACTATATTTATGACTTTGTCTTCGATGATGGCCATATCGAAAACATTTATCTTATAGATAAAAAAAACATCTTACGCAATCACTGCCAGGTGATAAACCAGTTCGAACAAACCGGAATGCAGACAAATCGCTATGACGTCACGATCCTAATTAATGGATTGCCACTGGTGCAAATTGAGCTAAAAAAACGTGGTGTTGCCATTCGGGAAGCCTTCAACCAGGTACACCGTTACAGCAAAGAGAGCTTTAACAGCGAACATTCATTATATAAGTATTTACAAATATTTATAATTTCTAATGGTACAGATACTCGCTATTTTGCGAATACAACCAAGCGCGATAAAAACAGTTTTGATTTTACCATGAATTGGGCAAAGGCTGATAATACATTAATTAAAGACTTAAAAGACTTTACAGCCACGTTTTTTCAAAAAAACACTTTATTGAATGTCCTCATCCAGTATTCGGTATTTGATGTAAACAATACCCTACTTGTTATGCGTCCCTACCAAATTGCAGCTACCGAGCGTATATTATGGAAGATCAAAAGTTCCTACCAGGCTAAAAACTGGAGTAAGACAGAAAGTGGTGGCTTTATCTGGCATACCACAGGCTCAGGAAAAACCCTAACCAGTTTTAAAGCAGCACGGTTAGCTACAGAATTAGATTTTATTGATAAAGTGTTCTTTGTCGTTGATCGTAAAGACCTCGATTACCAGACGATGAAAGAATACCAGCGTTTTTCACCGGATAGTGTGAATGGTTCGGAAAGTACCGCAGGATTAAAACGTAATCTGGAAAAAGAAGACAATAAAATCATTGTTACCACGATTCAAAAACTCAACAACTTAATGAAAAGTGAAAATGATTTACCTATTTATCAGAAACAAGTTGTGTTTATATTTGATGAAGCACACCGTAGCCAATTTGGTGAAGCACAAAAAAATCTAAAGAAAAAGTTCAAAAAGTACTACCAATTTGGCTTTACCGGTACGCCGATTTTTCCACAAAATGCCTTGGGTGCCGATACCACTGCCAGTGTATTTGGTAGAGAACTACATTCTTACGTCATCACCGATGCCATTCGGGATGAAAAAGTATTGAAGTTTAAAGTGGACTATAATGATGTGCGCCCAAAGTTCAAAACGATTGAAACAGAACAAGATGAGAAGAAGCTAAGTGCTGCCGAAAACAAACAAGCATTTTTGCACCCCGAACGTATTCGTGAGATTTCTCGATACATATTAAATCACTTCAAACAAAAAACACACCGACTCCACACGGGTAGCAAAGGTTTTAATGCGATGTTTGCGGTGAGTAGTGTGGATGCAGCCAAGTCATACTATGAAGCTTTTAAAAAATCCCAAAAGGAAGCTGAAAGAAATAAACCTCTCATCATTGCTACAATCTTTTCCTTTGTTGCCAATGAAGAACAGGATGCCGTCGGAGAAATATCCGATGAAAGCTTTGAAGTCTCGGCTATGGAAAGCAGTGCAAAAGAATTTTTACGTGCAGCAATTGACGATTATAACACAGCATTCAAAACCAATTTTACTGTAGATAGCAATGGCTTTCAAAACTATTATCGCGACCTTGCGAAGCGTGTTAAAAATATGGAAGTAGATCTGCTGATTGTTGTAGGAATGTTTTTAACAGGCTTTGATGCCCCCACATTGAATACATTATTTGTGGATAAAAACCTACGTTACCACGGCTTAATACAAGCCTATTCCCGTACCAATCGAATTTATGATGCAACAAAGACCTTTGGAAATATCGTTACCTTTCGGGATTTGGAAAAAGCTACAATTGATGCAATTACTTTATTTGGTGATAAAAATACGAAAAATATTGTATTAGAAAAAAGCTATAAAGAATATATGGAAGGTTTTACTGATTTGGTAACCGGAGAAGCTCGTCGTGGTTATTTGGAAGTAGTATCAGAACTGCAAAGACGTTTTCCAAAACCTGATGAGATCATTAAAGAACAGGATAAAAAAGACTTTGTAAAATTATTCGGTGAATATTTGCGCGTTGAAAATGTATTACAAAACTACGATGAATTTGCCGGACTAAAAGCCCTGCAAAATGTAGATATGGATGATCCGGAAGCTGTTGAAGAATTTAAAGCTAAATATTATTTGAACGATGAAGACTTAAATACGATGCAAACGATAGAGGTACCGGCAGAAAGAACGATCCAAGATTATCGTTCCGTTTATAACGATACTCGCGATTGGTTACGTCGCCAAAGAGCCGGAGACGAAAAAGAACCTTCGAGCATTGATTGGGATGATGTGGTTTTTGAAGTGGACTTGCTTAAATCCCAAGAAATCAATCTTGATTACATTCTGGAATTAATTTTTGAACATAACAAGAAAAACAAAAATAAAGCGGAGTTAATTGAAGAAGTTCGTCGTTTGATTCGAGCCAGTTTAGGTAATCGGGCTAAAGAAAGTTTAATTGTTGATTTTATAAATCAAACAAACCTGGATGAAATTATAGATAAGGCAAGTATTATTGAAGCTTTCTTTTCCTTTGCACAGGCAGAACAAAAACGGGAAGCGGATGAGCTTATTCGTTCAGAAAATCTAAATGAAGATGCGGCTAAACGTTATATCCTAACATCATTGAAAAGAGAATATGCCAGCGAACATGGAACCGAGCTAAACTCCACTCTCCCCAAGATGAGTCCACTCAATCCCCAATACAAAACCAAAAAGCAAAATGTTTTTAAGAAAATATCCGATTTTGTAGAAAAGTTTAAGGGTGTAGGTGGCAAATTATGA
- a CDS encoding AAA family ATPase, protein MIKFPYGIMDFDKIITEAYFYQDRTAFIEKCENSNSTLFCVRPRRMGKTLWLDTLASYYDILKKNRFEDLFGNLYIGKHPTPRRNSYLILRLDFSKIQPGKTVEEIESSFNDYIYRTIKKFSEDYRDFIESDKLDLYKDSCTGSLDSLCNYVESSGHKLYVLIDEYDNFTNELISTNRSKDYSDLVTGDGFLKSFFKVLKAGNIGAIDRTFVTGVTPITLTDLSSAYNIATHITFKEEFNSLMGFTEEEVEAMLERALEEIGLIAKKEEILSQMRYYYDGYIFHEESEEHIYNPTLTLFYLQALLKERKIPKKFFDKNLDMDINKLEHITKLSSVHDKVFALLENEEKVSISHIVEEFKLKELLTMDEQADNFLWSYLFYHGILTFAGTDAFNILLKIPNIVSRRFYYDRIRAACFPPKLDANQIHKSFFIDLNLSDLQTFLEKTVLPYLSNRDYIQANELSMKIMFLSLMMREDLYIIDSEKEILRGYCDLFYLGRGDTRKKYGLKDILIEFKFIKLSELEVTQKEIKELSYEELENLPLIQAKLKEANEQLSIYKERLENRFLNHNPFFKDMSDFEIHPLSIVFIGFDRVVVK, encoded by the coding sequence ATGATAAAGTTTCCCTACGGTATCATGGACTTTGATAAAATTATTACAGAAGCTTATTTCTATCAGGATAGGACAGCCTTTATAGAGAAATGCGAAAACTCGAACAGCACCCTTTTCTGTGTTCGACCAAGGCGTATGGGAAAAACTCTCTGGCTCGATACCCTGGCCAGTTATTACGATATTCTCAAAAAAAACCGTTTTGAGGACTTGTTCGGAAATCTTTATATTGGGAAGCACCCAACGCCCAGGCGAAACTCTTATCTTATCCTGAGGCTTGATTTTTCGAAGATACAACCGGGCAAAACAGTAGAAGAGATTGAGAGTAGTTTTAATGATTATATTTACAGAACAATTAAGAAGTTTTCAGAAGATTACAGAGATTTTATTGAATCAGATAAATTAGATCTATATAAAGATAGCTGCACTGGCTCTCTCGATAGTTTATGTAATTACGTCGAATCATCCGGCCACAAGTTGTATGTTCTAATAGATGAGTATGATAATTTTACCAACGAACTTATCAGCACCAATAGGTCGAAAGACTATTCGGATCTGGTTACAGGGGATGGCTTTCTAAAATCCTTCTTCAAAGTTCTGAAAGCCGGAAACATAGGTGCCATTGACAGAACCTTTGTGACAGGAGTTACTCCTATCACTCTAACCGATCTTTCCAGTGCCTATAATATTGCTACCCACATCACTTTTAAAGAAGAGTTTAATTCCTTGATGGGTTTTACGGAAGAGGAAGTGGAAGCCATGCTCGAAAGGGCCTTAGAAGAAATTGGCCTGATAGCTAAAAAAGAAGAAATTCTTTCTCAGATGAGATACTATTATGATGGCTATATTTTTCATGAGGAAAGCGAAGAGCATATTTATAACCCGACCCTGACCTTGTTCTATCTTCAGGCTCTATTAAAAGAACGTAAAATTCCTAAAAAGTTTTTTGATAAGAACCTTGATATGGACATCAATAAGTTGGAGCACATTACAAAGCTAAGCTCCGTGCATGACAAAGTATTTGCTCTTTTAGAAAATGAAGAAAAGGTAAGCATTTCACATATAGTCGAAGAATTTAAACTGAAAGAACTCCTTACTATGGACGAACAGGCGGATAACTTTCTCTGGTCGTATTTGTTTTATCATGGCATCTTAACCTTTGCTGGAACAGATGCTTTTAATATTCTTCTGAAAATTCCTAATATTGTTTCTCGCCGTTTTTATTATGATAGAATTCGTGCAGCCTGCTTTCCTCCAAAGCTGGATGCCAACCAGATTCACAAATCTTTCTTCATAGATCTAAATCTTTCTGACTTACAAACCTTTTTAGAAAAAACGGTACTGCCGTATCTATCCAACCGTGACTACATTCAGGCCAATGAACTTTCTATGAAAATAATGTTTCTCTCTCTCATGATGCGGGAAGACCTGTATATCATAGACAGCGAAAAGGAAATCTTACGTGGCTATTGTGACCTTTTCTACCTGGGTCGCGGAGATACTCGAAAGAAATATGGTTTGAAAGATATATTAATCGAGTTCAAGTTTATTAAACTATCAGAATTGGAAGTCACACAGAAAGAAATAAAAGAACTTTCTTATGAAGAACTGGAAAACCTTCCTCTAATTCAGGCAAAACTGAAAGAAGCTAATGAACAACTATCCATCTACAAAGAACGTTTGGAGAATAGATTTCTTAACCATAATCCCTTTTTTAAAGATATGAGTGATTTTGAAATACACCCCTTAAGTATTGTGTTTATTGGTTTTGACAGGGTAGTAGTGAAATAA